In Pyramidobacter piscolens W5455, the genomic window GTCGCTGGGCATTTTCCTGCCGCTGATCACCACCAACTGCGCCGTGCTCGGCGTGGCCGTGATCAACATGAACGAGAAGTACGACCTGCTCACCGCCGTCGTCAACGCCTTCGGCACCGCCGTCGGCTACATGCTGGCGATCGTGATGATGGCCGGCATCCGCGAGAAGATCGAGCTGAACGCGGACATGCCCCGCTGCATGCGCGGGCTGCCCATCGCGCTCATCACCGCCGGGCTGATGTCCATCGCCTTCATGGGCTTCAGCGGCCTGGTTAAGTAGGTGGCGGCCATGACTGCGATCATCTATCCCGCGTTCGTCATGGGTGGGCTGGGCGTCGTCTTCGGCTGCCTGCTCGCCTTCGCTTCCAAAAAGTTCGCCGTCGCCGTCGATCCGCGCCAGACGCTGATCCGCGCCGCGCTTCCCGGCGCCAACTGCGGCGGCTGCGGCTATCCCGGCTGCGACGGCTACGCCGAAGGCTGCGTCCTCGGCGCCTGCGCGCTGAACAAGTGCGTCGTCGGCGGCGCCCCCGTGGCGGAAAAAATCGCCGAGATCATGGGCGTCACGGCCGACGGCGCCGAGCCCGAAGTCGCCTTCGTGCGCTGTCAGGGATCGTTCGACAAGACCGGCAAAGACTGCGTTTATCTGGGCATCGGCGACTGCCAGAGCGCGTCCGTCGTGCCGGGCCGCGGCCCAACGTCCTGCGCTTTCGCCTGCATGGGTTTCGGCACCTGCGTCAAAGCCTGCAAGTTCGACGCCATCCACGTCATAAACGGCGTCGCCAAAGTCGACCGCGACAAGTGCGTGGGCTGCCAAGCCTGCGTCGAAGCCTGCCCGCGCGGCATCATCGCCATGGTGCCGAAAAAGAAAATGGTCCACGTCGCCTGCAGCAACCCCATGCCCGGCGCTTTCGTGCGCAAAGTCTGCACGGTCGGCTGCATCGGCTGCCAGATGTGCGTGAAAGTCTGCCCCAAGCAGACCATCTCCATGAAGGGAGCGCTCGCCGTCATCGACCCGAGCAACTGCGTCAACTGCGGCCTCTGCGCCGCCAAGTGCCCCGTGCACGCCATCGACAACGCCAAAGCGAAACCCGTCGTCGTTCCTCCGGCGTCGGTGGCGTAATATTCAACCGGACGGCAGCAAAAAGATCGGCGTGCGCAAAACGTCATGACGTTTTGCACACGCCGATCTTTTTTCGTTCAGCGTCGGTACCCTTCGTACCAGTACGACTGTTCGAGGCCCTTGAAGATGACTTCGCGGTCGTCGATGCGGTCGGTGAGGTTGGGCAAAAGAAGGCAGCGCAGTTCCAAATCGTTGACGGGGCTGCGTTCCATGGCCTGAAGATAGCGGGCTTTGTCGACGTTCTGCCAGTCGACGACGCGGCGCAGTTTTTTCCTGAGCATCAGGTCGAGCCAGATGCGCACAGCGCGCCCGTTGCCCTCCATAAACGGGTGAGCGACGTTCAT contains:
- a CDS encoding RnfABCDGE type electron transport complex subunit B; the protein is MTAIIYPAFVMGGLGVVFGCLLAFASKKFAVAVDPRQTLIRAALPGANCGGCGYPGCDGYAEGCVLGACALNKCVVGGAPVAEKIAEIMGVTADGAEPEVAFVRCQGSFDKTGKDCVYLGIGDCQSASVVPGRGPTSCAFACMGFGTCVKACKFDAIHVINGVAKVDRDKCVGCQACVEACPRGIIAMVPKKKMVHVACSNPMPGAFVRKVCTVGCIGCQMCVKVCPKQTISMKGALAVIDPSNCVNCGLCAAKCPVHAIDNAKAKPVVVPPASVA